The sequence CCTGTCGTCCAGTTCGGGTAAATCAAGTCCCATCGCGTTAGTCCTCCGTCGTGGTGACGCTGAGCTCGTGCGGTCCGTGACAGACCAGCGTGTTTTTCGGCAGCGTTTCGACTCGCTGCTGATCGGTGATCGACCGCCGTTCGTCGTTGACCGTGATCGTCGCGTCGAAGTTCGACACCCCCTCGACGGCATCGACGCCGGTAACGACGTCGGCGAGCGATTTCCGTGACGGAAGTGTTCCGAACTCCCATCCATTACCGTTGTTTCCCGTCAATGGATGGATGAACTCGTCGAGTCGGTCTTCGATGGTCGATTTCAGCAGGGAAACGCTCTTGACGCCGCTCGCTCGAACCGTTGCCTGGACGGAGAGTTCACTGTAACTTGGACCGCGAACGACGATATCGCGGTCCGTATCCGAAACCAGCGTTGCTGGCGCACGTTCGTACAGCGTCTGACGTACGTCGTGTTTCAATTCCATCGACGGCACGGGCTTTTCCCGCTGTGCGTCCGGAACGATATAGACGGTTATGCAGTTCTCGGCATCGGTCACACAGGACACTCGAGCGAGTTCCGGAAACTCGCCTTTTGCGACCTGCTCGTAATCGCGTGGCGTTACTGCCCGCCCACGATGTCGGAAGCGGTTCGTCGATCGCGAGACGAGCGTGTCCGTCGATTCGACGTCTGTCCCGCCGCTGGCCGCCGTCGGATTCGTCACGGTATCGACCAGCGCGATCGAACTCTTGAGGTCGGTAATCGTCCACGGACCGACGTTTCCATCGCTGCCACCGCCGGTCGTATACGTCGCCTTGATATTGTCCTGTCCGCTCTGTGGAATCTTGCCGTTGTCACCGTCACCGAACTGAACCGTCCCCAGCGTCCGGTTGATGACGTAGTGGCGATCCTGTGGTCCCGACTCGAGAAAGTCGTCGACGGCGTTCCATCGAACCCAGAACGCCTTCAGTTCACCACGAGAGTCGTATTCTCGGTTGACGTCTGCCGGCCGTTCGTTCAGGAGTCGGCGTCGCTCGCCCGCCGACATGGTATCTAGTGCGTCCACCCAGAGATCGATGTCGATCACCGGTGCGTGCGAGCAGGCGAACGACTGTTCGTGGGACCCGTTGCTCGAACCGAGTATCTCGTCCTCGACGGTGATTTTGTTGTGCGCCCATTGCGTATTGGGATAGAGGCCTGAAAGAATGGGAGGAAGCGTCGTTTGTTCTGTCGTCATGTTCGCCGGGATTGACGACTGGCTGTCGTCGGTACGGGCGCGGGTGGTCGTCTCTCGATCTCGATCGGTGACGGAACCCTTACCGATCTCCCCGCCTTCCGACTGGAACGCAACGGCTTCGTCCTCAACATCGAGGTGGGTCCTAAACTCGTCTTTCGTCAGCCGTGCCCTGATCCAGTGACGTTGTCGACCGAACAGTTCAGCCTCCGTCGTTGGCGTCGGAAACGTCAGCATGACGATTCCTCGCTCGGTCAGACCGGCGGTCTGATCGCGAACGTCTATCTGGTCCCAGGTCGGCTCGTTGTCCACAGTACAATACTCCCACTGGACGCCCGGATCGAACTGTTGTGGATACGTGGCGTCGTCGATCACGAAAAAGAGACTTATCGGACCGTTTTCCAGTCGTCGATCGAATCCAAAATACACCGTCTGCGCGTCGTCGGGGAGCGAGACGAACGGATCGAAACTCCACTCTCGTTTCGTCAGGTCGTCACTGTATGCGCCGTTGTTCTGCCGGACGATCGTATTGAACGAGAGGTCGAGGTGCTCGTACTCGACGATAACATCGCCGTAAACCGGTGGATCGGGCCTCGTTGTGAAAGACGTCGACAGCGGTCCATCGGAATCTTCGATCGACGGCTGGTCGTACGTCCCGCTAACCAGGCGTGCACGGATCCAGACGTTGTCGTGACCTGCAACTGTCGTCGGCTCGATATCCGACGGCACCTCGAACTGAACACGACCGGGGTGTCGTAATGCCTCGGTCTCGTCTGCGACGGAATCCAACCGCGTCCACCCGTTTCCGTTCCAGTACTCCCAGGAGACCTCGGGTGGTCCGTCCAGAACCCCTCTATTCACGTTCGTCTCTTCGTCGAGATGGGGTAACGTGTCGGCTATCGCGTCACTTTCTGTCGCTCCAACTCCATCGTCTCCATCCCGACCACCGGTGGCCAACGAACTCGAGTCCTGCGGGTTCGCGGATTCGGATTCGGCCGGCGGTGTAAACGTGAGTTCGACCGTTCCGCCAGGCTTGGTAAACGCCTCCTCGCAGGCGACGAAAAACGTTACCGGTGGGTGCGGGACCCGTCCGAACGGGTGCAATCGATCGTCGTCGAGCGCGATCGGGACGTCGTTCGACAGCAGCATATCCGGGTCGAGACCCGTCTCAGAATCGGTCTCCCGATCGTTGCTCGTTACCTGTAGTGATATCGAACGGATAGTCCACGTTGGGACGGCCGTCCCGTCGCGCAGCGAACAGCGCAACCACCGACCCTCGATCCCGTTTACCGCCTGGAGCGTCGGTTCTCCGGGTAGCCGGAATCGCTGTTCGGCAACGCCGTCACGGGTGCGTGAGTCATTCGCTGAAGTACTGGAATTTGCCTGCAACTGTTCTTGTAAGGCTTTCACACTGTCGTCGTCGGACTGCGGCGTGTCGTCTACGACGCGCTCGAGGCGATGCCATCCGTGTTCTCCGTCCTCGTTTTCGCCGTAATACTCCCAGATCGTCTCTTCGAAGATCGGTTCCGGATCTGACTGCGAATCGATTCTGACGGTAAATGTCGATCCAGCGGCTACATTGAGTGCGGATTCGTTCTCGAGATAGAGTGCATGGGACTGTATCAGCTCGCCGTCGAACAGCCGCGTCTGTTCGCTCTCCAGCAGAGCGTCGTGATCGACGATCGCGTCAGCGGTCGGATCGACCGCGACGATGTCGGTAAGCGATGCCGGTGTGGCTTCGAATCCGGCCTCCTGTGGAAGCTCGAACTGTTGTGTCTCTCCGTTCGCCGGAGCCGCGATAGCGGTCGTTCCCCCGGGGATTGGCACGTTTCGATCGAGATCTCTGGAGACGTCGAACGAGAGTGGAACACGGGCTGCTTGCGGGGGTCGCCGATCGAAATCCAGCGCATCCAGAAAGCCGAGCAAGTGTTTTTCCGGGACCTCGTTGAGGCGGTTCCATACGTCGGCTTCGAACGACGAGAAGATCCGAACGAGCGTCTGGCCGACGTCACCTGACTCCGGATCCCACGTTTCGGTATATGTGCGTGCTCGCTGGCGAAGCGCCTCGTAGATCTCCTCCTGACTTCGGTCGTCAATAATTGGTTCGGTTCCGTTCATATTGTCGGCTCGTGATCAACGGAATTTCGATTCATCGGACGTCGGTTATCGGAACACTGATTCTGTGGACTGTTCGCCGATTCCACCGCTGTTGTGTCGTCCTGCTGTCGTCGTTCATCCGTCACCTTCGGTGATGTGGAATGGGTATACCATGTTCGAGAGGCTGTTCGTCGTGCGAACGTAGTAGTCGATCTCGATCAGGATTCTGTTGGGGTCGTCACTCGCCGTCGACACGTTGACGTCCTCGATGTCGATGCGTGGTTCCCACCGAACCAGCGCCTCGTGGACGCTGCTTTCGATGAGATTCAACGTTGCTGGTGACGCAGCCGAGTAGACGTGATCGTGGATATCACAGCCGAACTCGGGACGCATAACGCGTTCTCCTTTTGCAGTCCCCAGGATGATCTTGATCGATTCGCGAATGTCTTCTTCCGCGTCAGATGTTTCGATGTTGCCGCGGTGGTCGGTCGTGACCGGATACTGCCACCCGGTTCCGAGAAACTCTTCAGCCATGGTTAATCGATAAGGACTGTTGGACACCCGGAAACGATCTTGTTCGGGGGTCCGTTTTCGATGACCGTATCTCCCAGTCTCGTTGCCGGCATATTGTTTATCAGGACGGTTGTACTGCCGTCGACGACGGGACCACCGACGTGTGGTGTCACGCCAGTGGTTAGCGGACAGCTGTGGACATCGACGATCGCTCGCCATGCCGGCCGGTTCCCGATGAACACGTTCGGACTACCCGTCCCTGCCAATGGCGTTCCGTGAGCGGTCCCGTCACCTGTTCGTGCTGCTGGTTTCATGGTTAGTTAAGTCGGATAATGGCGCCTTTGATCGTAAGCGGTCCCGTCGAGTCGACACTCATGATGCCGCCACTATCGATACCGACGTTCGCTTTCCCGGAGATGTCTACGGTATTTTTGCTCTTGACGTCGACCGTCGTGCCACCGGTGATCTCGACGCTCTTGTCGCCATCGATCTTTACGTTCTTTGCGGAGAGTTCCAGCGTATCGCCGGCATCGACCGTGACGGAGTCGTCCGATGAATCGAGGACGATCCGATTCGTGTCGCTAGCGTCACGGATCGCGATGGTCTCTCGTCCGTCATCGTCATCGATAACGATCTCGTGACCCTCACCGGTCTGGATCGTCACACTTCCTCCATCGCCATCTCTGTCGTCGTCGAAAGTGATCCGGTGTTCGTCCCGGGTCCGAATCTCGCGAACGTCGTTGTTGCCGTCGTTTTGTTGTGGCGGTTCCTGTTTCCCGTTCCACAGCGATCCGACGACGTACGGTCGATGGATATCGCCGTTCTCGAACGCGACTAACACCTCGTCGTCGACTTCCGGCAAGAAATACGAGCCGTATTTGTCGCCGGCCATCGGCGTCGCGATACGGGCCCAGTAACTCTCGTCGTCGGCGTCCCGCCAGGGGAACTGCAGTCTGACGCGTCCAAGTCCCTTCGGATCTTCGTTGTCGGTAACGATACCGACGACGACGCCTTGCATCCCGCCGTCCGACGTTTCGCCATCGAAAAATCCGGGTTGGCTCATGAGCCCACCTCCACTGCTTCGAAGGTCGTTCGATAGCCGGCTGCTCCCATCCGATGAGTCGCCCTCGTCACGTGGTAGCGTCCCGAGAATCGGTCGCCGAGCTCGACAAGTTCGATCGTTTCTCCCGCACGTATCTCGGGAATCCCATCCGCTTCACCGTACCCCTGGACGACCTCGTCGGAAAACTGGTTGAGTTTCGTCTCTGCAATTCGCTCGGCTTCGTCGGGTGACATCGCTGGCACACAGAATACCTCCTTGTGTTTTGCGTCGGAACTGCCCGCCGTTTCGACGATCTCTTCTTTCTGTTCGACGTCCCACGACCTGACCTCGACCTCGTGTGTGTCCCGACGGTGAGATATCTCGCCGGTGAAGTCGTGCAGATCCTCGCCGTACCACAGCTCGACGACCGGCTCGTCCGAGACTGCCGACGACCGGGGAACGAACTTCACCGTCGACCGCTCGGCGTAGAACTCGAACCCGTACGTTGCTGCGAGGTCGTGGACGAATCGATAGTCGCTACATCCGTTTTGAATCAATTTTTTGCGTTCGATGTTTGCACTCTCGACTTCGACTGTCGAGAACGGGTACGCCGAAAGCACGTCTTCGACGGCCTCCCCGATAGTCGCTTTCTCCCACGAATCCGACCGGGATCCTTGCATCGCTTCCCACAGCAGTCCATATCCCGAAACCTGCACTTCGGGACCGTGTTCGACAGTGAATTCACCGGTAATCGATTGAATCTTTCCCGACAGAAGCGGTGTCAACTCGCCCTCGTCACCGTACCCCATGGCGATTTCCACGTCGGTCCCGACCTCGAACTCGTCCCAGGACAGCCCGGCGAACTCGTCGAGTTCTTCGTCGAACGGGAAGTTGAGACCGAACGAGAACCGATCCGCTCCGTCGAACGATGTCTCGACGACGAGATCGGCAATCCGACCCCCCGGTTCCTGGAACCGCTGGTCGCCGATCACTACTTCGAACCGTGGCGAATACCGGGGATGGTTGTCGATGTCGTAACTCACGTTTCGGTCACCTCTCTCGACACGATACGCGCCGTCGCTCGAGTTGCTCGGTGTGGGATGTACTCGATCATACTACAGTGGGGGCAACTCGAGCTTGTCTCCTGGCTCGATCGCCCGGGGGTTGTCGATGTCGTTCTGATCCGCGATCGTTCGCCAATGTGATGGATCACTGTACTCCTCGTCGGCGATTAACCAGAGCGTATCTCCTTCGGCTACCGTCCAGACTTTCGTCTTGTCTGTCGACTCCGGGGAAACCACCGACTTATGATAATCTGCTGTTTTGTACTCTTTGAAGACGATCGACACGCGAGCCCGTATCGGGATTCCACTGGGCAGGAACTTCGTAAATTGCTTGTTCGCACGTTGGACTAATGCGGTGAAATCGATTCCATCTCCCCACACGAACCGACAGACCGGCGGGGCGTGAAGTTCACCGTCGACGGTCAGCAAGTAATCGATCGCGTCCGTATACCGTTCACGGACGTCGAGATCTTCGGACGATGCGTCATCGGAGCCGAGTTCGTTTGTCGTGTCGAAAAACAACTCCATCGACAGCGTCTCCGCATTCCCGTCGACAAACTGCATGATCGACGCTCCCGATCCAGTCGCTTTCATCTCGCCGTAGTTGACACTCTTTTCGAGTGCGTACGAACTCGGGTTGAACCGACACTCGATCGTTTCGCCTTGCTTTTTCCCGTTGAGGATCGTAATCTGGGCCTTCTCTAGTTTTCCATTCGTCATTGCTGACCTCTTCGTTCACGTTCGATTCGCTTTCGTCGCTCGAGTTTCCGATGAAGGCGTTCGACGACACGATCGACGTCTGCCTCGTATCGGAGCGATTCGTCTGGCAACTGAACGCTGCTCTTTGTTCGACGAGGCTGTGCTCTGTGATCATCGGTGGAGTGGTGGGCTGGCGCTCCGTGTGCCTGGTCGATGTGACTCCGGTGTCTCTCGCTAGAGTCGTCAACCGGGCCGAAGGACATCGCTGGTGGCGGTCCACCAGTCTGATCGATGCCCTGGGAACGACGGTCCTCGTGTGGGAATAGCCGTCCCGATTCTGGACCCGAGTTCCCTTCGATCGCCGATCGGTTCGTAACCCACTCGTGTCGTCGTCCGCGTCTGGATCGCTCCGACGTGTCGGAACGTCGTGAGTCCGCTGACCGACGGTTCTGGACACGCTGGTCCGACAACTTTCTGTTCGGCCTGTTCCGTGTCCCGGCCGTGCTGTCACCGGATCGCGGACCCGATCGGGATCGGAACGCATTTTTCTGCTTCCGTTCGCCGATTAGGGGTGCGGAGACGTGCGCCGACGCAGCCTCCCTACCGCCACCGCGACGAGACTGCTGTTGTCCGCCGGTAGTGGCGATTGGTTGCTGGGCTCTGTAGACGAGAGCGGGCCGATCAGTATGTGAACTGGCTGTCCCAACCATCGACTCGTCGACACTACTTTCAGATTGGAATGTTTTATATTTATTTATCCCAGTTTTGCTATTGATTTCTCCTGGCTCGGCTGCCCGTTTCTCACCAGTTGTTTGAACTCGTCTCGGGGCCGTAAGCGACGGTGACGAGTCGACGACTCTCGGTGCGGTCACGTTCTCATCGTTCTCCGGGGTCGATTCGGAGCCTGTACCGATCGCTGTCTGTCCGGACGAGGATCGCTGCTGTTGGTTCTGGTTCCGATCCTGATTTTGATCCTGGCTCTGGTCTTGGTGGTGCTCGAGTTGCGAGATGCTCGGCGATCGGTCGTTTGTGACGCTGCTTACCCGGGGAACGAGGGGCGACTCGTCACTCGACGGTCGGTGGTCCGTCCCCGTCGTGGTCAAGCTACCCAAGACGTCACGACCCGTCGACTGCGTCCCAAGGATTCGGATTCCGGAGCCGACTGTACTGGTCACTGTCGCCGTACGAGTAACTGACGGAGAGCCCGACCCCGACGAACGGATGGAAGCCCGATCAGGACTGCGCCCCACCCCAGCAGTGTCTTCAGTTGCCGCAGTTTCTGAAACCGAACTCCTCGCTTCACTGCCACTGACTGTACCACTGGTACCGAGGGAAAGCCGCGGTGACGACGCTCGAGATGCCGTACGGTTGCTCGATGTCGACACCATCGGACTCGAGGCGCGTTCCTGACGTTCTGGTCGTTCTGGTTGTTCAGGTGTGCGGTTCGCGTGGAATTCCTGCGTTTGGGTCGCATCGGAGTCGGTCATCGGAGAGCGAGACTGCACGAAGAAACGGCTGCGACGTGGTTGACCTGCAGTGGCACTCTGTTCGCTATGCACTGCTGTTTGCGTCCCTCTCGCCGTGTTTTCGAGCGAAAATACGGATCGCTCCGACGTCGACACTGACCCGGTCCCACCGGTTTCGGGTTCGGCAGTTGGAACCGCCATCCCGGAGCTCTCGGTCACGTCGTTTACCATCCGTCCCCGCTCTGTGGCCACCCGGTCCGTATCTCGATTCGCCGGACGGGAGAACAGATCTGTACCCTGATTCGTCGGACCGGAGAACTGATCCGTCGACTCGAGCGGCGAGTGGGTGTCTGGAGGTTCCCCCGTCCCCCAGGTGGTTGCCGCCGAAGCTGGCACCCCACTCGAGGACGTCGTCACGGGACTGGTGGACGTGATTCGGACATCTGTGGCCGCAGTGTGTATTCCAATCGATGCGGTCCGATCACCAGCGTTGTGTGGGGCCGACCCGATCGAAAGCCGACTACTGGCGTCGGAACTCTCGGTGATGAAGGCGGTACTGGTCGCCTGTGAGACCGGCGTCGGGTCCGCATGCGGGTTTGTCGAGGTCCGGTCGGCAACCGAACCACCCGGCGACGAGCGTGCGGTCGTCGCAAAAAACGATACCGATTGCTGCGATCTGTAGTTCGACTGGCCTCGTACTGTCTGGTGATCTCTCGGACGATCGACGGAGACGGCCTTCGCAGATTCCCCCGGAGTCGTGACTGTCGCTCGTGACGCCGCCACCTGTGGGGTCACATCTGACGAAGCTGGCACCTCCTTCGAGAGCGTCAGGGGGGTGTCGGTCGCGAGTTGCACACTCGTAACCCCAGTGTGGGACGCCATCGATGCAATCCGGTCCCCGGGGCGGTGAGAGATCGATCTGATCGAGGGCCAACTTCTGGCATCGGACCTCTCGGTAACGAATGCGGTACTGGTCGTCCGTGAAACTGGTGTCGTGTCCGTATGCGGGATTGTCGAGGACTGATTGGCTGCCGATCCACCCGTCGGCGAGCGAACAGTCGTTGCCGGCATCGATACCGACTGCTTCGATCGGTGGTTCGACTCGCTTCGGGCTGTCTGGTGATCCCTTGGGCGATTGGCGGATGCGACCGAGACGAGTTGCTGTGATTTCGCAATTCTATCGGTTGGCCTGCCGTTCGACGCGATCGTCGCCGTCTCTGTGGGTTTGGGTTCAACTGGTGGGTGGCTATCGAGT is a genomic window of Natrarchaeobaculum aegyptiacum containing:
- a CDS encoding phage late control D family protein; the protein is MSYDIDNHPRYSPRFEVVIGDQRFQEPGGRIADLVVETSFDGADRFSFGLNFPFDEELDEFAGLSWDEFEVGTDVEIAMGYGDEGELTPLLSGKIQSITGEFTVEHGPEVQVSGYGLLWEAMQGSRSDSWEKATIGEAVEDVLSAYPFSTVEVESANIERKKLIQNGCSDYRFVHDLAATYGFEFYAERSTVKFVPRSSAVSDEPVVELWYGEDLHDFTGEISHRRDTHEVEVRSWDVEQKEEIVETAGSSDAKHKEVFCVPAMSPDEAERIAETKLNQFSDEVVQGYGEADGIPEIRAGETIELVELGDRFSGRYHVTRATHRMGAAGYRTTFEAVEVGS
- a CDS encoding LysM peptidoglycan-binding domain-containing protein, with product MTNGKLEKAQITILNGKKQGETIECRFNPSSYALEKSVNYGEMKATGSGASIMQFVDGNAETLSMELFFDTTNELGSDDASSEDLDVRERYTDAIDYLLTVDGELHAPPVCRFVWGDGIDFTALVQRANKQFTKFLPSGIPIRARVSIVFKEYKTADYHKSVVSPESTDKTKVWTVAEGDTLWLIADEEYSDPSHWRTIADQNDIDNPRAIEPGDKLELPPL
- a CDS encoding phage baseplate assembly protein V; the encoded protein is MSQPGFFDGETSDGGMQGVVVGIVTDNEDPKGLGRVRLQFPWRDADDESYWARIATPMAGDKYGSYFLPEVDDEVLVAFENGDIHRPYVVGSLWNGKQEPPQQNDGNNDVREIRTRDEHRITFDDDRDGDGGSVTIQTGEGHEIVIDDDDGRETIAIRDASDTNRIVLDSSDDSVTVDAGDTLELSAKNVKIDGDKSVEITGGTTVDVKSKNTVDISGKANVGIDSGGIMSVDSTGPLTIKGAIIRLN
- a CDS encoding GPW/gp25 family protein is translated as MAEEFLGTGWQYPVTTDHRGNIETSDAEEDIRESIKIILGTAKGERVMRPEFGCDIHDHVYSAASPATLNLIESSVHEALVRWEPRIDIEDVNVSTASDDPNRILIEIDYYVRTTNSLSNMVYPFHITEGDG
- a CDS encoding baseplate J/gp47 family protein, which codes for MNGTEPIIDDRSQEEIYEALRQRARTYTETWDPESGDVGQTLVRIFSSFEADVWNRLNEVPEKHLLGFLDALDFDRRPPQAARVPLSFDVSRDLDRNVPIPGGTTAIAAPANGETQQFELPQEAGFEATPASLTDIVAVDPTADAIVDHDALLESEQTRLFDGELIQSHALYLENESALNVAAGSTFTVRIDSQSDPEPIFEETIWEYYGENEDGEHGWHRLERVVDDTPQSDDDSVKALQEQLQANSSTSANDSRTRDGVAEQRFRLPGEPTLQAVNGIEGRWLRCSLRDGTAVPTWTIRSISLQVTSNDRETDSETGLDPDMLLSNDVPIALDDDRLHPFGRVPHPPVTFFVACEEAFTKPGGTVELTFTPPAESESANPQDSSSLATGGRDGDDGVGATESDAIADTLPHLDEETNVNRGVLDGPPEVSWEYWNGNGWTRLDSVADETEALRHPGRVQFEVPSDIEPTTVAGHDNVWIRARLVSGTYDQPSIEDSDGPLSTSFTTRPDPPVYGDVIVEYEHLDLSFNTIVRQNNGAYSDDLTKREWSFDPFVSLPDDAQTVYFGFDRRLENGPISLFFVIDDATYPQQFDPGVQWEYCTVDNEPTWDQIDVRDQTAGLTERGIVMLTFPTPTTEAELFGRQRHWIRARLTKDEFRTHLDVEDEAVAFQSEGGEIGKGSVTDRDRETTTRARTDDSQSSIPANMTTEQTTLPPILSGLYPNTQWAHNKITVEDEILGSSNGSHEQSFACSHAPVIDIDLWVDALDTMSAGERRRLLNERPADVNREYDSRGELKAFWVRWNAVDDFLESGPQDRHYVINRTLGTVQFGDGDNGKIPQSGQDNIKATYTTGGGSDGNVGPWTITDLKSSIALVDTVTNPTAASGGTDVESTDTLVSRSTNRFRHRGRAVTPRDYEQVAKGEFPELARVSCVTDAENCITVYIVPDAQREKPVPSMELKHDVRQTLYERAPATLVSDTDRDIVVRGPSYSELSVQATVRASGVKSVSLLKSTIEDRLDEFIHPLTGNNGNGWEFGTLPSRKSLADVVTGVDAVEGVSNFDATITVNDERRSITDQQRVETLPKNTLVCHGPHELSVTTTED
- a CDS encoding PAAR domain-containing protein, which codes for MKPAARTGDGTAHGTPLAGTGSPNVFIGNRPAWRAIVDVHSCPLTTGVTPHVGGPVVDGSTTVLINNMPATRLGDTVIENGPPNKIVSGCPTVLID